A window from Schistosoma haematobium chromosome 1, whole genome shotgun sequence encodes these proteins:
- the LAMC1_13 gene encoding Laminin subunit gamma-1 (EggNog:ENOG410V61M~COG:W), translating into MKTSMSEWKHEIKWTCWTQLDDLDFENDLALQSHTHGQIQVKTNNVAAATVSVGLNIHKGKSNIVKYNTENSNPITLDGEALEELESSTYLESIIDEQGRSDAEVNARNGKARAASIQLINIWNLKQLSTNTKIRISNTNVKTVTLY; encoded by the coding sequence atgaagacttcgaTGTCTGAGTGGAAGCATGAAATAAAATGGACATGTTGGACGCAattggacgatctggacttcgaaAATGACCTAGCTCTTCAATCTCATACACACGGGCAAATTCAGGTCAAGACAAACAATGTAGCAGCAGCTactgtatcagtaggcctcaacatacacaaaggaaaaagcaatattgtcaaatacaacacggagaacagcaatccaatcactcttgatggagaagctctggaagagctGGAATCTTCCACGTACCTGgaaagcatcattgatgaacaaggaagatctgATGCAGAAGTAAATGCAAGGAATGGCAAAGCAAGAGCTGCATCCATACAATTGataaacatatggaacttaaaacaactgtcaactaataccaaaatcagaatctccaatacgaacgtcaagacagttacaCTGTACTGA